One Ovis aries strain OAR_USU_Benz2616 breed Rambouillet chromosome 4, ARS-UI_Ramb_v3.0, whole genome shotgun sequence DNA window includes the following coding sequences:
- the LRRN3 gene encoding leucine-rich repeat neuronal protein 3, protein MKDLLLRIHVLLGLAITTLVQAVDKKADCPQLCTCEIRPWFTPRSIYMEASTVDCNDLGLSNFPTRLPADTQILLLQTNNIAKIEYSIDFPVNLTGLDLSQNNLSSVTNINVKKMPQLLSVYLEENKLTELPEKCLSGLSNLQELYINHNLLSAISPGAFIGLHNLLRLHLNSNRLQMINSKWFEALPNLEILMIGENPIIRIKDMNFKPLINLRSLVIAGINLTEIPDNALVGLENLESISFYDNRLIKVPNVALQKAVNLKFLDLNKNPINRIRRGDFSNMLHLKELGINNMPELISIDSLAVDNLPDLRKIEATNNPRLSYIHPNAFFRLPKLESLMLNSNALSALYQGTVESLPNLKEISIHSNPIRCDCVIRWINMNKTNIRFMEPESLFCVDPPEFQGQNVRQVHFREMMEICLPLIAPESFPSNLDLEAGSYVSLHCRATAEPQPEIYWITPSGKKLLPNTLTNKFYVHSEGTLDISGITPAEGGLYTCIATNLVGADLKSVMIKVDGSLPQDNNGSLNIKIKDVQANSVLVSWKASSKILKSSIKWTAFVKAENSHAAQSARIPSDVKVYNLTHLNPATEYKICVDIPTIYQKSRKQCVNVTTKGLDPDQKKYEKNNTTTFMACLGGSLGIIGVICLFSFLSQEVNCDGGHNYVRNYLQKPTFAFSELYPPLINLWETGKEKGAALEVKATVIGVPTNMS, encoded by the coding sequence ATGAAGGACCTGCTACTCCGAATTCATGTGCTACTTGGCCTAGCTATCACTACCCTAGTACAAGCTGTAGATAAAAAAGCAGATTGCCCACAGTTATGTACATGTGAAATCCGGCCCTGGTTTACACCTCGATCCATTTATATGGAGGCATCTACAGTGGATTGTAATGATTTAGGTCTTTCAAATTTCCCAACCAGACTGCCTGCTGACACACAGATTCTGCTACTACAGACTAACAATATTGCAAAAATTGAATACTCCATAGACTTTCCAGTAAACCTTACTGGCCTGGACTTATCTCAAAACAATTTATCTTCAGTCACCAACATTAATGTAAAAAAGATGCCTCAGCTTCTTTCTGTATacctagaagaaaacaaacttactgaGCTGCCTGAAAAATGTCTGTCTGGACTAAGCAACTTACAAGAACTCTATATTAATCACAACTTGCTTTCTGCAATTTCACCAGGAGCCTTTATTGGCCTACATAATCTTCTTCGACTTCATCTCAATTCAAACAGATTGCAGATGATCAACAGTAAGTGGTTTGAGGCTCTTCCCAATCTGGAGATTCTGATGATTGGGGAAAATCCAATCATCAGAATCAAAGATATGAACTTTAAGCCTCTCATCAATCTTCGCAGCCTGGTTATAGCTGGTATAAACCTCACAGAAATACCAGATAACGCCTTGGTTGGACTTGAAAACTTAGAAAGCATCTCTTTTTATGACAACAGGCTTATTAAAGTGCCCAATGTTGCTCTTCAAAAAGCAGTAAACCTCAAATTTTTGGATCTAAATAAAAATCCCATTAACAGAATACGGAGGGGAGATTTTAGCAATATGCTACACTTAAAAGAGTTGGGAATAAACAATATGCCTGAGCTGATTTCCATCGACAGTCTTGCTGTGGATAACTTACCagatttaagaaaaatagaaGCTACTAACAACCCCAGGTTGTCTTACATTCACCCAAATGCATTTTTCCGGCTGCCCAAGCTGGAATCACTTATGCTTAACAGCAATGCCCTTAGTGCCCTGTACCAGGGTACAGTGGAATCTCTGCCAAACCTCAAGGAAATCAGCATACACAGCAATCCTATCAGGTGTGACTGTGTCATCCGTTGGATTAATATGAACAAAACCAACATTCGATTTATGGAGCCAGAGTCACTGTTTTGTGTGGACCCGCCCGAATTCCAAGGCCAGAATGTGCGGCAGGTGCATTTTAGGGAAATGATGGAAATCTGTCTCCCTCTTATAGCTCCTGAGAGTTTCCCTTCCAACCTGGATTTAGAAGCTGGGAGTTATGTTTCCTTACACTGTAGAGCTACTGCAGAGCCACAGCCTGAAATCTACTGGATAACACCTTCTGGTAAAAAACTCTTGCCTAATACTCTAACAAATAAGTTCTATGTCCATTCTGAAGGCACACTTGACATAAGTGGCATCACCCCAGCAGAGGGGGGTTTGTATACCTGCATAGCAACTAACCTGGTGGGTGCTGACTTAAAGTCTGTTATGATCAAAGTGGATGGCTCTCTTCCCCAGGATAACAATGGATccttgaatattaaaataaaagatgttcaGGCCAATTCAGTTCTGGTGTCTTGGAAAGCAAGTTCTAAAATTCTCAAATCCAGTATTAAGTGGACAGCCTTTGTCAAGGCTGAGAATTCCCATGCTGCCCAAAGTGCACGAATACCATCTGATGTCAAGGTGTATAATCTTACTCATCTGAACCCAGCAACTGAGTATAAGATTTGTGTTGATATCCCCACCATCtatcaaaaaagcagaaaacaatgtGTAAATGTCACCACAAAAGGTTTGGACCCTGAtcaaaaaaagtatgaaaagaatAACACCACAACATTTATGGCTTGCCTTGGAGGCTCTCTGGGGATTATTGGTGTGATCTGTCTTTTCAGCTTCCTCTCTCAAGAAGTCAACTGTGATGGTGGACATAACTATGTAAGGAATTACTTACAGAAACCAACCTTTGCGTTCAGTGAGCTTTACCCTCCTCTGATCAACCTCTGGGAAACAGGCAAAGAAAAAGGTGCAGCACTGGAAGTAAAAGCAACTGTTATAGGTGTGCCAACTAACATGTCCTAA